A section of the Leptospira terpstrae serovar Hualin str. LT 11-33 = ATCC 700639 genome encodes:
- the fcl gene encoding GDP-L-fucose synthase, with protein MNKDSKIYVAGHKGLVGSALVRVLNHQGFMNVIGKTRKELDLTNQSEVNSFFEAERPEYVFLAAAKVGGIHANDTYPAEFIFSNLQIQNNIIDATYRFQGKKLCFLGSSCIYPKFAKQPMDEGQLLDGKLEPTNEPYAVAKIAGIVMCQSYNRQYGTEFFSVMPTNLYGPGDNYHPQNSHVLPALLRRFHEAKVKDLPEVVIWGTGNPLREFLFSDDMARACVFLMKNYNEFREPRGGEHVNVGSGIEVSIRELAETLKDVVGYKGKLTFDLTKPDGTPRKLLDVSKLHKMGWKHEVELREGIKLAYDDFLLNGGVER; from the coding sequence ATGAATAAAGATTCTAAGATATATGTTGCAGGACACAAAGGATTGGTGGGTTCAGCTCTAGTTCGAGTTTTGAATCACCAAGGATTTATGAATGTTATCGGCAAAACTCGCAAGGAATTGGATTTAACAAACCAGTCGGAAGTGAACAGTTTTTTCGAAGCGGAAAGGCCCGAATATGTGTTTTTAGCCGCAGCAAAAGTAGGTGGGATTCATGCAAATGATACTTATCCGGCAGAATTTATTTTTTCCAACCTGCAAATACAAAACAACATCATTGACGCTACATACCGATTCCAAGGTAAAAAATTATGTTTTTTGGGTTCTTCCTGTATTTATCCAAAGTTTGCAAAACAACCTATGGACGAAGGACAGCTGTTAGATGGTAAGCTAGAGCCGACTAATGAGCCTTATGCCGTTGCAAAAATAGCCGGTATTGTTATGTGTCAAAGTTATAATCGTCAATATGGCACAGAGTTTTTTTCTGTAATGCCTACTAATCTTTATGGACCAGGTGATAATTATCATCCTCAAAACTCTCACGTCTTACCGGCGCTCCTCCGAAGATTCCATGAGGCAAAAGTAAAGGACCTTCCTGAGGTTGTGATTTGGGGGACTGGCAATCCCTTACGAGAGTTTTTATTTTCTGATGATATGGCTCGTGCCTGTGTCTTTTTAATGAAAAATTATAATGAGTTTCGAGAACCTCGCGGTGGTGAACATGTGAATGTGGGTTCAGGTATTGAAGTGAGTATCCGCGAACTTGCAGAAACTTTGAAGGATGTTGTTGGTTACAAAGGTAAACTTACCTTTGATTTGACAAAACCTGATGGTACTCCAAGGAAATTATTGGATGTTTCTAAACTTCACAAAATGGGTTGGAAACATGAGGTTGAGTTAAGAGAAGGAATCAAATTAGCTTATGATGATTTCCTATTGAATGGTGGAGTAGAAAGGTAA
- a CDS encoding MarR family EPS-associated transcriptional regulator, which produces MKENFQYNDHHLKLLQLLEENPHLSQRDASDVLGLSLGKVNYILKAFLDKGLIKMNNFRNNKNKLSYTYLLTPRGIEEKARMTLHFYEIKKREYEALRTEVEKLGNIVEGLG; this is translated from the coding sequence ATGAAAGAAAATTTCCAATACAACGATCACCATTTAAAGCTCTTGCAATTGCTTGAGGAAAACCCGCATTTATCCCAACGGGATGCATCTGACGTGTTGGGTTTGAGTCTTGGAAAGGTGAACTATATTTTAAAAGCCTTTTTAGATAAAGGCCTCATTAAAATGAATAATTTTAGAAATAATAAAAATAAACTTTCTTATACATACCTTTTGACTCCGCGAGGAATCGAAGAAAAAGCAAGGATGACGTTGCATTTTTATGAAATTAAAAAAAGAGAGTATGAAGCGCTGCGTACCGAAGTTGAAAAGTTAGGTAATATTGTGGAGGGACTGGGTTGA
- a CDS encoding oxidoreductase, with protein sequence MTSYPNLLAPLSLGFTTLKNRTIMGSMHTGLEEAPNGYERMAAFYGERARGGVALIVTGGIAPNEAGRVSRGGGVMDTEEEAKHHRVVTDAVHKEGGKIAMQILHTGRYGYHDKIVGASNLRAPINMFKPHPLTEEEILKTIEDFARCSELAKLAGYDGVEIMGSEGYLINQFIAKRTNHRTDDWGGSFENRIKFPIEIIKAVRKRVGTDFIIIYRLSMLDLVEDGGNIDEVLILAKEIEKAGATIINTGIGWHEARIPTIAMMVPRAAFTWVTAKVKGHVNIPLVTSNRINTPEIAESVLARGDADLVSMARPFLADAFFVNKAAAGKAEEINTCIACNQACLDHIFQGKICSCLVNPRACHETDLIIEKTSKPKKVAVVGAGPGGMSCSTTLAERGHSVTLFDAGVELGGQLNIARRIPGKEEFKETIRYFGEMVKKHGVQLKLNTFVSAEDLIKQGFDEVVLATGVTPRTPEIPGINGPNVLSYVDVVLKGKPVGKRAVVMGAGGIGYDVSLLLTDAGHSFTKENYLKEWGINQEIAKDGGLGTKDTPRSDREVTMLKRSNSKFGATLGKTTGWIHKTTLEDRKVTQISGVSYKAIEVDGIVIEVKGETKKIPCDTIVVCAGQDPNRTLLEPLQKANIPVHLIGGADLASELDAKRAIDQGTRLAVTI encoded by the coding sequence ATGACATCTTATCCAAATCTTTTGGCTCCTTTATCGCTCGGATTCACTACACTAAAAAATAGAACCATTATGGGCTCCATGCACACCGGCTTAGAGGAAGCCCCAAATGGATATGAACGAATGGCTGCTTTTTACGGAGAAAGGGCCAGGGGAGGAGTGGCACTCATTGTGACAGGTGGGATTGCACCGAATGAGGCAGGACGTGTGTCTCGAGGTGGGGGTGTGATGGATACCGAAGAAGAAGCCAAACACCACCGAGTGGTAACGGATGCAGTCCACAAAGAAGGTGGTAAAATTGCCATGCAAATCCTCCACACGGGAAGGTATGGATACCACGATAAAATTGTAGGGGCATCAAATTTACGGGCACCGATCAATATGTTCAAACCACACCCACTGACAGAGGAAGAAATTCTTAAAACAATAGAAGATTTTGCGCGATGTTCCGAATTAGCAAAGTTAGCTGGTTATGACGGGGTGGAAATTATGGGCAGTGAAGGTTATTTGATTAACCAGTTCATTGCCAAACGAACCAATCACAGAACCGATGATTGGGGAGGAAGTTTTGAGAACCGGATTAAGTTTCCTATAGAAATCATTAAAGCCGTTCGTAAACGGGTGGGAACAGATTTTATCATTATCTATCGTTTGTCTATGTTGGATCTAGTAGAAGATGGCGGTAATATTGACGAAGTATTAATTTTGGCTAAAGAAATTGAAAAAGCAGGGGCGACCATTATCAATACGGGTATCGGTTGGCACGAAGCTCGGATTCCTACCATTGCGATGATGGTTCCAAGGGCTGCCTTTACTTGGGTCACTGCCAAAGTAAAAGGCCATGTAAACATTCCACTTGTGACTTCCAACCGAATCAATACCCCAGAAATTGCGGAATCAGTTCTTGCCCGCGGCGATGCAGATTTGGTTTCTATGGCAAGGCCCTTCCTTGCGGATGCATTTTTTGTGAATAAAGCGGCCGCAGGAAAAGCAGAAGAAATCAATACTTGTATTGCTTGTAACCAAGCATGCCTCGACCATATCTTTCAAGGAAAGATATGCAGTTGTTTGGTGAATCCAAGGGCTTGCCATGAAACCGATTTAATCATAGAAAAAACATCAAAACCGAAAAAAGTAGCCGTTGTTGGTGCAGGCCCCGGAGGGATGTCTTGTTCCACAACTCTTGCTGAACGCGGACATTCAGTGACCTTGTTTGATGCTGGGGTAGAACTTGGAGGACAGTTAAACATTGCTCGCCGTATCCCAGGAAAAGAAGAATTTAAAGAAACCATTCGTTATTTTGGAGAAATGGTTAAAAAACATGGTGTCCAATTGAAGTTAAACACATTTGTTTCTGCTGAAGATCTCATCAAACAAGGATTTGACGAAGTGGTGCTTGCCACCGGTGTTACACCTAGAACTCCAGAAATTCCAGGAATCAATGGTCCTAATGTTTTAAGTTATGTAGATGTCGTGTTAAAAGGGAAACCTGTTGGAAAACGAGCGGTTGTTATGGGTGCTGGTGGAATCGGTTACGACGTAAGTCTATTACTGACAGATGCAGGTCATTCCTTCACGAAAGAAAACTATCTTAAAGAATGGGGAATCAACCAAGAGATAGCAAAGGATGGAGGGCTCGGCACCAAGGACACTCCGCGTTCTGATCGGGAAGTGACGATGTTAAAACGTTCGAATAGCAAATTTGGTGCAACCCTTGGAAAAACAACAGGTTGGATTCATAAAACCACACTCGAAGATCGTAAAGTAACGCAAATTTCTGGAGTGTCGTATAAAGCCATTGAAGTCGATGGAATTGTGATCGAAGTAAAAGGCGAAACAAAAAAAATTCCATGTGATACCATAGTGGTTTGTGCGGGACAAGATCCGAACCGTACGCTTCTCGAACCTTTGCAAAAGGCCAATATCCCTGTTCATTTAATTGGTGGGGCCGACCTTGCGTCTGAACTTGATGCCAAAAGGGCAATTGATCAAGGTACGAGGTTAGCTGTTACCATTTAG
- a CDS encoding 1-acyl-sn-glycerol-3-phosphate acyltransferase, whose translation MKPKKRTIPYDLLIKLVSVAKGLVFHSIEENFSDQNELASPYPTALLCNHVSEADVVSLSMVYPRLNPKIKMIIPAREDILKPGFLQKEFRAKGIIKWIFQFIDATKIIPILLRYIGAVPIKRPFRDNARELVKSGELREKVDSEWTELVANIRRGRNLFMFPEGTYNHDGFLNQIKRGAFYIKSKIDSLHFNSFTLTYDHLSYQKTKLYIKYGKPFQIDSELTAEQVTRLVGEKLGKNYTITLGNLTSYVLLKFGKETKIKKQQLVELLLKLKKQIESTFPEITVASELKKESFHIQLESIFEKLKKFKLIDWEEETIETKEILYHIPKSLHNLKKSNIVMYHRNQLTAHLTHLEEVWNGIFTNQGVFHETN comes from the coding sequence ATGAAACCAAAAAAGCGCACAATTCCCTATGACTTACTCATTAAACTAGTAAGTGTAGCCAAAGGACTAGTTTTTCATTCCATCGAAGAAAATTTTTCAGACCAAAATGAACTAGCATCCCCTTATCCAACTGCACTACTTTGTAATCATGTTTCAGAAGCCGACGTAGTTTCACTTTCGATGGTATATCCTAGACTCAATCCAAAAATCAAAATGATCATTCCGGCAAGAGAAGACATTTTAAAACCTGGTTTCCTACAGAAAGAATTTCGTGCCAAAGGTATTATCAAATGGATATTTCAATTCATTGACGCAACAAAGATCATCCCAATTCTTTTGCGATATATAGGTGCAGTTCCTATCAAACGACCCTTTCGAGACAATGCTAGGGAACTTGTAAAATCTGGGGAGTTACGCGAGAAGGTGGATAGTGAATGGACAGAACTTGTCGCCAATATCAGAAGGGGCCGAAATTTGTTTATGTTTCCAGAAGGAACTTACAACCATGATGGTTTTTTAAACCAAATCAAACGAGGTGCCTTTTACATTAAATCAAAAATTGACAGTTTACATTTTAATAGTTTCACACTCACTTACGATCACCTCTCCTACCAAAAAACAAAACTATATATCAAATATGGTAAACCGTTTCAAATCGATTCTGAACTTACTGCAGAACAAGTTACCCGGCTTGTAGGCGAAAAACTAGGAAAAAATTACACTATAACATTAGGTAATTTAACCTCTTATGTATTACTAAAATTTGGGAAAGAAACAAAAATCAAAAAACAACAATTGGTAGAACTTCTATTAAAACTAAAAAAACAAATCGAATCGACCTTTCCGGAAATTACTGTAGCTTCGGAATTAAAGAAAGAAAGTTTTCATATTCAACTGGAATCCATCTTTGAAAAATTAAAAAAATTCAAACTTATTGATTGGGAAGAAGAAACGATCGAGACCAAAGAAATTCTCTACCATATTCCAAAATCCCTTCATAATTTAAAAAAATCTAATATTGTTATGTATCACAGAAACCAACTCACAGCTCATCTAACTCATTTAGAAGAAGTTTGGAATGGTATCTTTACAAACCAAGGAGTTTTCCATGAAACCAATTAA
- the rfbB gene encoding dTDP-glucose 4,6-dehydratase — MSKKTILVTGSAGFIGSNFVPYFLETYKDVNIVSLDKLTYAGNLNNLSEINDNSRHKFIQGDICDPKILELLFSEYSFDAVIHFAAESHVDNSIHNPKIFLETNIIGTFQLLQKAYTEWFDSPFQIKDNFKHAKFIHISTDEVFGSLGEDGYFTELSPYQPNSPYSASKASSDHLVRSYFHTYGLPVMITNCSNNYGPKQHDEKLIPTIIRNALSEKNIPIYGTGSNVRDWLFVLDHAKGIDKVFHSGKVGETYNIGGNNELTNNEVVAIVCNHLDQLNPRKNGKSYSELISYVSDRPGHDKRYAIDATKMKKELGWTPSETFSTGILKTIQWYISKYK, encoded by the coding sequence ATGTCAAAGAAAACAATTCTAGTTACTGGCTCTGCCGGATTTATTGGCTCTAACTTTGTTCCTTATTTTTTAGAAACATATAAGGATGTTAACATTGTAAGTTTAGATAAGTTAACGTATGCGGGAAATTTAAACAACTTATCCGAGATTAATGATAATAGCCGCCATAAATTCATCCAAGGTGATATTTGTGATCCCAAAATTTTAGAGTTACTTTTTTCTGAATATTCTTTTGATGCAGTCATCCACTTTGCAGCAGAAAGTCACGTTGATAACTCCATTCACAACCCGAAGATTTTTTTAGAAACAAATATAATTGGAACGTTTCAATTATTACAAAAAGCCTATACAGAATGGTTTGATTCTCCGTTCCAAATTAAAGATAACTTTAAACACGCAAAATTCATTCATATTTCTACAGATGAAGTTTTTGGTTCACTAGGGGAAGATGGTTATTTTACTGAGTTGTCTCCCTACCAACCAAATTCACCGTATAGCGCAAGTAAAGCTTCCTCTGATCATTTAGTACGAAGTTATTTTCACACTTACGGATTGCCCGTGATGATAACCAATTGTTCCAATAATTATGGTCCCAAACAACATGATGAGAAATTAATTCCAACTATCATTCGCAATGCGTTATCAGAAAAAAATATTCCTATTTATGGAACGGGTAGTAATGTCCGGGATTGGCTTTTCGTTTTAGACCATGCAAAAGGAATCGATAAGGTATTTCATTCCGGTAAAGTAGGTGAAACTTACAATATTGGAGGGAATAACGAATTAACAAATAACGAAGTGGTTGCAATTGTTTGTAATCATTTGGACCAACTGAATCCACGAAAAAATGGAAAAAGTTATTCTGAGTTAATTAGTTACGTATCGGATAGACCTGGTCACGACAAACGATATGCAATTGATGCAACTAAAATGAAAAAAGAGTTGGGATGGACTCCTTCGGAAACATTTTCTACAGGGATTTTGAAAACCATTCAATGGTACATCTCCAAATATAAATAA
- the pseB gene encoding UDP-N-acetylglucosamine 4,6-dehydratase (inverting), protein MNVKSILVTGGTGSFGKRFITRLIQTYPDVKRIVVFSRDELKQYEMSLEFPSDEYPQIRFFIGDVRDKSRLLYALEGIDTVIHAAALKQVPAAEYNPFEAIKTNVLGAQNLIEACIEKGVKHVVALSTDKAAAPINLYGATKLCSDKLFIAANLYKGNHDIKFSVVRYGNVMGSRGSVIPFFQKHKEKGFLPITHPNMTRFNITLDEGVDLVFYAMENMWGGEIFVPKIPSYKILDVAEAVAPGIETRIVGIRPGEKLHEEMITETDALSTLEFKKYFVILPSFKPKWEISEFINHFKGKYCKEGFQYNSGKNSEWLSVEDLKQMIKNLK, encoded by the coding sequence ATGAATGTTAAATCTATACTTGTAACTGGTGGAACAGGATCGTTTGGGAAAAGGTTTATTACGAGATTAATCCAAACTTATCCTGATGTAAAACGTATCGTTGTTTTTTCGCGTGATGAACTTAAACAATATGAAATGTCTTTAGAGTTCCCGAGTGATGAATACCCGCAAATTCGGTTTTTTATCGGGGATGTCAGAGATAAATCCAGACTACTTTATGCCTTGGAAGGAATTGATACCGTCATTCATGCCGCTGCGTTAAAACAAGTTCCGGCAGCAGAATACAATCCATTTGAGGCAATCAAAACCAATGTGTTAGGTGCTCAAAATTTGATAGAGGCATGTATTGAAAAAGGTGTGAAACATGTGGTTGCACTTTCGACTGACAAGGCTGCTGCACCAATCAATTTATATGGAGCTACCAAATTATGCAGTGATAAACTGTTTATTGCTGCAAACTTATACAAAGGAAATCATGATATTAAATTTTCTGTTGTAAGGTATGGAAATGTGATGGGCTCTCGTGGTTCGGTGATTCCATTTTTTCAAAAACATAAAGAGAAGGGATTTTTGCCAATCACACACCCAAATATGACTAGGTTCAATATTACTTTGGATGAAGGAGTTGATTTAGTATTTTATGCCATGGAAAACATGTGGGGTGGTGAGATATTTGTTCCAAAGATCCCAAGTTATAAAATTTTAGATGTGGCTGAGGCAGTGGCACCTGGAATTGAAACTAGGATAGTTGGGATTCGTCCGGGAGAAAAATTGCACGAAGAAATGATTACCGAAACTGATGCTTTAAGCACCTTAGAGTTTAAAAAATACTTTGTAATTTTACCTTCATTTAAACCAAAGTGGGAAATTAGTGAATTCATAAATCATTTTAAAGGAAAATATTGCAAAGAAGGGTTCCAATACAATAGCGGGAAAAACTCCGAGTGGTTGTCTGTCGAAGATCTTAAGCAGATGATAAAAAATTTAAAATAG
- a CDS encoding acyltransferase family protein, which translates to MYRKELDGLRAIAIIAVILNHIKHGLCPSGYLGVDMFFVLSGFVITKSLLEKDKMGIFDFLKNFWARRAKRLFPALFLTTSVIILITFLFSSNESHHTTMSIETGLSSLVGLGNIYLASMATDYFSTTAELNAFTHTWSLGVEEQFYLLFPFLFWAFMNRAQNKKIFISILFLFTGLSLLFFLKNFEKNPIKAFYFVHSRFWELSIGSLVFIFSNQVQRNNGSLKKIFSNVSLILLPILLSIILIFLFDSKYPSIKEKYYNLLIVLLTAFFLLFSESKSSVIKLLQWKPIAFIGLLSYSLYLWHWPVVTFFRWTFGIKLELIPLILLLCFFLSSLSYKLVESPLRNSEWKWKSINQNGSFSPATLSIFFAICFIIFIRLILFPFYLDGMFYLGIPSKMKFKGVHNLLAPVSHNSETWNPIHCVLTDNNDIGKNISSEKCSFGIEFKNKRKYLVLGNSFSAAQVYMFQTIADKGAMVTITSTWGGAPAPNLSHNGKWDKINDYYWEKIIPQLMNELKANDVIIMVFDLYDYINSKERLSLLSNELSGFLTLCKQKQIKVIFQHAIPFMRESNCNPDLAQKQWWHEIKEPPCLYFSKTETLKRREPLNEKLVDLKQRHSNFFVMDLMDVFCPDEECRFIDKNGQYLYRDEFSHPSVEASILARPNLLKSLNDLN; encoded by the coding sequence ATGTACAGGAAGGAACTCGATGGATTAAGAGCCATCGCCATAATAGCCGTTATACTCAACCACATAAAACACGGGTTATGCCCCAGTGGATACTTAGGTGTGGATATGTTTTTCGTTTTATCAGGATTTGTGATCACAAAATCGCTTTTAGAAAAAGATAAAATGGGGATTTTTGATTTTTTAAAGAATTTTTGGGCTAGAAGAGCCAAACGGCTGTTTCCTGCCCTCTTCCTTACCACTTCCGTAATCATTTTAATTACATTTTTATTCTCTTCTAACGAATCCCACCACACGACTATGAGTATAGAAACTGGTCTCAGTTCTCTCGTTGGACTGGGAAATATATATTTAGCCAGTATGGCTACGGATTATTTTAGCACCACAGCTGAGTTGAACGCATTCACTCATACTTGGTCTTTAGGTGTGGAAGAACAGTTTTATCTTTTATTTCCTTTTTTGTTTTGGGCATTTATGAACAGGGCACAAAATAAAAAAATATTTATATCGATTCTATTTTTATTCACCGGTCTCTCTCTTTTATTCTTCCTTAAAAACTTCGAAAAAAATCCTATCAAAGCATTTTATTTTGTACACAGTCGGTTTTGGGAATTGAGCATAGGTTCGTTGGTATTTATTTTTTCCAATCAGGTGCAAAGAAACAATGGTTCCTTAAAGAAAATATTCTCCAATGTTTCCTTAATTCTTTTACCTATTTTATTATCTATAATTCTAATTTTTTTATTTGATTCAAAATATCCTTCTATTAAAGAAAAATATTATAATCTATTGATAGTCCTATTGACTGCATTTTTTCTACTTTTTTCTGAATCAAAAAGTTCGGTTATAAAACTGCTACAATGGAAACCAATTGCCTTTATTGGACTTTTATCTTATTCCTTGTATTTATGGCATTGGCCAGTGGTTACTTTTTTCCGATGGACATTTGGAATCAAATTGGAACTAATTCCACTGATTCTCCTCCTTTGTTTTTTCCTTTCTAGCCTTTCCTATAAATTGGTTGAATCACCGTTACGAAATTCAGAATGGAAATGGAAATCTATCAATCAAAATGGATCTTTTTCCCCTGCCACTCTTTCTATTTTTTTTGCAATTTGTTTTATCATATTCATTCGATTGATACTTTTTCCATTTTATTTGGATGGAATGTTTTATCTAGGCATACCTTCAAAAATGAAATTCAAAGGTGTTCATAATTTATTAGCACCAGTTTCTCACAATTCGGAAACTTGGAATCCAATCCACTGCGTCCTAACCGACAACAATGATATTGGGAAAAATATTTCTTCTGAAAAATGTTCATTCGGAATAGAATTCAAAAACAAAAGGAAATATTTAGTTTTAGGTAATTCCTTTAGTGCCGCTCAAGTTTATATGTTTCAAACCATCGCAGACAAAGGGGCAATGGTTACCATTACCTCCACTTGGGGTGGAGCACCTGCCCCAAACTTGTCCCACAATGGAAAATGGGATAAAATTAATGACTATTATTGGGAAAAAATCATTCCTCAACTTATGAATGAACTCAAGGCAAATGATGTAATCATAATGGTTTTTGATTTATATGATTATATCAATTCAAAGGAACGTCTCAGTTTGTTAAGTAATGAATTGAGTGGGTTTCTTACTCTTTGCAAACAAAAACAAATCAAAGTTATCTTTCAACATGCGATTCCCTTTATGAGAGAATCAAACTGCAACCCGGATTTAGCCCAAAAACAATGGTGGCATGAAATAAAAGAACCTCCTTGTCTGTATTTTTCCAAAACCGAAACTTTGAAAAGACGAGAACCTTTAAACGAAAAACTTGTAGACTTAAAGCAGAGACATTCTAATTTTTTTGTCATGGATTTAATGGATGTTTTCTGCCCAGACGAAGAATGTAGATTCATAGATAAAAACGGACAATATCTATATCGAGATGAGTTTTCCCATCCAAGTGTAGAAGCAAGTATCTTAGCAAGACCCAATTTATTAAAATCTCTAAATGATCTAAATTAA
- a CDS encoding TrmH family RNA methyltransferase — protein MRSNRPLKISVKNAEFQILLALRTNRSKRSQEKEVFVEGTEGIKQLIEARWEITRILFREGVTLSNWGESVLERFTSAKQFEVAPELFSELSEKENPSEFIVTAKIQNHSLTALHSLKKPKPFYLLFDRPSDLGNFGSLLRSADAFQVDAVFVLGHSIDVYDPKVIRASLGSVFHTTIIFVESLSQLETFLSLEKKRCGLQVVGSDSEGKHSLQNQNLLSPILIILGNEAKGMSVHLQSLCDMIVNIPMFGVVNSLNVSCAGSILLWEVTKNLGRNIKV, from the coding sequence ATGAGATCGAATCGACCTCTTAAAATCAGTGTAAAAAATGCCGAATTCCAGATTTTGTTGGCTCTTAGGACAAACCGTTCCAAACGAAGCCAAGAAAAGGAAGTTTTTGTAGAAGGAACAGAAGGCATCAAACAACTGATAGAGGCTCGGTGGGAAATCACACGTATTCTTTTTCGTGAGGGTGTTACACTTTCAAATTGGGGGGAATCCGTCTTAGAACGATTCACCTCGGCAAAACAATTTGAAGTGGCACCAGAATTGTTTTCGGAACTTTCTGAAAAAGAAAATCCTTCTGAGTTTATTGTCACAGCGAAAATTCAGAATCATTCTTTGACAGCTTTGCATTCGCTGAAGAAACCGAAGCCTTTTTACCTTCTTTTTGATCGGCCAAGTGATTTAGGAAATTTTGGCTCTTTATTGAGATCAGCAGATGCCTTTCAGGTTGATGCAGTTTTTGTTTTAGGACACTCGATTGATGTGTATGATCCAAAGGTCATCCGAGCAAGCCTTGGAAGTGTATTTCATACAACGATAATATTTGTAGAATCATTATCGCAACTAGAAACGTTTTTAAGTTTAGAAAAAAAAAGATGTGGGCTGCAAGTAGTTGGTAGTGATTCAGAAGGAAAACATTCCTTACAAAACCAAAATTTACTATCTCCCATTTTAATCATTTTAGGAAATGAAGCCAAAGGGATGAGTGTTCATCTGCAATCCCTTTGTGATATGATTGTCAACATTCCTATGTTTGGTGTTGTAAATTCGCTAAACGTATCCTGTGCCGGTTCAATCCTACTTTGGGAAGTAACAAAGAATCTAGGCAGAAACATTAAAGTTTAG
- a CDS encoding response regulator, producing the protein MEIVTENQKTKNSILFVDDESIILMSMKSQVKQHFGEQYKYLTADNAKEAWDLLQELEEEGNSVSIIISDWSMPGMNGDEFLRKVHKSYPKIEKVIITGFADQKSVEDLNSEIGPISCLKKPWDEEELISTISHAMHD; encoded by the coding sequence GTGGAAATTGTGACAGAGAATCAAAAAACAAAAAATTCTATTCTTTTTGTAGATGATGAATCCATTATATTAATGAGTATGAAGTCGCAAGTAAAACAACATTTTGGTGAACAATACAAATACCTAACTGCAGACAATGCAAAGGAAGCTTGGGATCTCTTACAAGAATTAGAAGAAGAAGGGAACTCTGTATCTATTATCATTTCCGATTGGTCCATGCCCGGAATGAACGGTGATGAATTTTTAAGAAAAGTCCATAAGTCTTATCCAAAAATTGAAAAGGTAATCATCACAGGGTTTGCAGACCAAAAGTCTGTCGAAGATTTAAATTCGGAAATTGGACCGATCTCTTGTTTGAAAAAACCTTGGGACGAAGAGGAATTGATATCAACCATCTCTCATGCCATGCATGATTAA
- the rfbA gene encoding glucose-1-phosphate thymidylyltransferase RfbA yields MKGIILAGGSGTRLYPLTRGVVKQLLPVYDKPMIYYPLSVLMLAGIKEILIISTPNDTKRFEDLFGDGSDLGIKIQYKIQPSPDGLAQAFLLGEEFIGDEDVCLVLGDNIFYGDGLIQLLSETINEVKDSKKAVVYGYNVKDPERYGVAELDKDMNVISLVEKPIQPKSNIAVVGLYFYPGDVVKHAKNVVPSERGELEITSLNQNYLSESRLKCKMLGRGFAWLDTGTYDSLLEASNFIEVIEKRQGLKIACLEEIAYRKGFISLEILKKHAALNRKNQYGSYLLDIVNSVEN; encoded by the coding sequence TTGAAAGGCATTATACTCGCTGGCGGATCGGGAACTAGATTGTATCCACTCACAAGAGGTGTTGTTAAGCAGTTGTTGCCTGTATATGACAAACCAATGATTTATTATCCATTGTCTGTTCTTATGTTAGCAGGCATTAAAGAAATTCTAATCATATCAACTCCGAATGATACAAAACGATTTGAAGATTTATTTGGAGATGGAAGTGATTTGGGAATCAAAATTCAATATAAGATTCAGCCATCTCCTGATGGGTTAGCACAGGCATTTTTACTCGGGGAAGAGTTTATTGGAGATGAAGATGTTTGTTTGGTATTAGGTGATAATATTTTTTACGGCGACGGACTCATCCAATTATTATCGGAAACAATCAATGAAGTGAAGGATTCAAAAAAAGCCGTTGTCTATGGTTATAACGTAAAGGATCCAGAAAGATATGGTGTTGCTGAATTAGACAAAGATATGAATGTAATTTCTTTGGTTGAAAAACCAATTCAGCCTAAAAGTAATATCGCTGTTGTAGGTTTATATTTTTATCCTGGTGATGTCGTCAAACATGCAAAAAATGTGGTCCCCTCAGAAAGAGGTGAACTTGAAATTACATCACTAAATCAAAACTACTTATCAGAATCTAGACTTAAATGCAAAATGTTGGGTCGTGGATTTGCTTGGTTGGATACGGGAACTTATGATAGTCTTTTGGAAGCTTCCAATTTTATTGAGGTAATTGAAAAAAGGCAAGGTTTGAAGATTGCCTGTCTAGAGGAAATTGCCTACCGAAAAGGTTTTATCTCTTTGGAAATTCTAAAAAAACATGCGGCATTAAACCGGAAAAACCAATATGGTTCCTATCTTTTGGATATTGTAAATTCGGTAGAAAACTAA